From the Lathyrus oleraceus cultivar Zhongwan6 chromosome 3, CAAS_Psat_ZW6_1.0, whole genome shotgun sequence genome, the window GGCACCAAAGTGTGAACACAGGTAACAACGAATTAAGGTACATCCAATGCGGTTGATGCCCGAGCCTAAAGACTCATGCGGTGCTGTCAGAGACGCTTTGCACGTCCGACCAAAGAAATCAATTCCCCTCAGTGCCGAGAGCGCCTAAAGACTCTAGGGGTGGTGTCAGAGACGCTTTGCACGTACGACCAAAGCAATCAATTTCCCTCAGTGCTAAGCATTCCTTAAGATTTTAGGGGTGCTACTGAAGATACTTTAAACGTCCAACTACAACAATCAATTCCCCACATTGCCTAATGCTCATTCAGAGTTCATGGAAGTTGTCGGAGAAATTTTATACGTCCGACTATAACAACCAATTACCCCGGGGGTGCTTCAGAGATACTTTGAATGTCCAAATGCATCATTCAAATACCCCATCGTCAAAGAACTACGCTCAACCATGCATAGCTGACACACACCTCCTTCAGATCTAGACAACCCAAGGAACATGAGTGGTAGAGTCTGAAGTCGTCCACCACGATCTGTGCTTGTACCTCTGGGAGAGGGACGTGAATCCTCTACATTAGTCGGGGAATGATCCTCTATGACGCGTAACATAGTTTAAAAGCATGACCGCATCTAGTCGGTTTCGTGTCCTTCATTTGTAAATATGATTCAAAACATAACCGCATTTAACCAGACTCATAAGTTATTTTTATGAATATGATTTAAAGCATAATTGTGTATAGCTTATTCCACACGAAATCATCACAGGTGTAGCTTAAAGCATAAACGCCCACACCTGAGCTCATGTTTTACCATTACGAACCCAACGTACGGACACATCAAGATAAAGCAACACTTCATTTACGGAAGCACATTCTAATTATATCTACATCCTACTGGCTCAATATTTTGCCAAGATAAAACAACTCTTTATAGCAAACAACTCTATAAATTGTCAGGAAATTGAATCCCGACGTTCTTCGACTCCTAACCACCGGAAAATCGTGATTAAAAGAAAGCAATATAAAACTGAAAGCACAACTATTTGAAAGGtataatataaataatattgTTTACAAACCGAGGCACAAAATCCTAGCATAATCTTACAAgaacaaaaaataaataaaagaaaaaggGGAACACAAATAACCTCAAACATTAGTGTCCTCTCTAGGATCTGCTCGAAAAGAATCCAGATGATCAACATTGACAGAAAAGGCGGGACAAAATCCTCTCGCCTGCTCCAACATTTGATCCCGGACCCGATATACGACTTCCACATCCCGTTGAAGAGATTCTTAAGATTTTTGCCACGCGGAAGTCACTTCCTCCTTAAGTCCTTTCAAAGCATTATCCAATCATCCTTCTTATGCTGAAGAACTTTCTGATCTACTCTAAAGGCATAACACGTTTCCACTGCATCTTCAAAAGCCTTCTTCGAACATTTCTCTCCCTCATCAAGATAATCATTAAACCTTGTTATTTGAGCTACCAAATTTGACGGAGAATCGTAATGATCTACCTCTTTTTGCAAAGAGTTAGAAATCTCGTCCTTTGTCTGCAGTTCAACCAACTCCTTCTCAACTGCAAAGTTTTCCCGCTCAAGGGCCTCTATTTCTCCTTCAGCTCATCCTGCTCCTAAGAAAGGTTGTCAGAGCCCAGTACACTGTCTTAGCCGACATCTACCATCGAGACTGGGATTAGGCCCTAAGCAGGGTACGAGAAACATCTGCAAAATACCTCGTTTGTTAGCTACAAATAAACTCCAGACGATGGGTGAGTCCTCTTTGGCCACAATAGAAGCATATTTATCTAGGGTACTTGGTACCCGAGATGGCAGAATGGAAGAAAGTCgaaagaaatgagtgagattaTTCGACCTAGTGTCTTCCATCAAATGAGCACACTTGGGACAACCTTCATTTACATGAGTGGATGAACTATCACCATGATTCCTCTTGATAAGGGAAGGAGATGACGAAGGCTCACAGACTGAGAAACCGACCGCTTCGATGGTCAGTTGTTCCCCCTCAGGAGTCATACCCGAGATAATAGTTACAACTACTGTCGGGGTAGCAATTGTAATTTGATGCTCAGACCCCCGGAGTAGAAGGAGCAACAACAACACGAGTCACCGACATCCGACTAGAGAAGTTAGTCGTAATACCCCGATCCTTGGTGAACGCGAGAACCTTATGCAAATTATCCATGTTATTTGCAAGACACAAGTTACACTTGTTAAAAAAAAGGCGTTTTGGGCCCTTGTCATCACCAAATATTTTCTCCCGCTCGGCATGACCGAGGGCATTAATTATCACGTAAGTATTTATTCGCTTCTTCTTTTGCTGAGAAGGGGGTACTTTGTCATGATCAAATCCCTATTCGTAAGTGAGCCCTTGATACCAAGCGTACAAATTCTCTTTCATTTTCACTTCCTCGGAGGACATATAACTTAGTCTATAATGATAAGAAGAAAGAGATCAAAAAAATGAGCTCTAGAATAGTACTTTAGGAGACCGCTCTTAGAAGAACGAACACACCCCACTGGCGTAAAAGACAAACAAAAGGAAAAATGTGCCTTAGGAGTAACAATATTCACTAGCATGGAGCGTTCAAGAAAATTACCCTAGTCAATGGTGAAAGGGCCGAACCAAAGCACCTAGGGCGAATCCCTGAGCCCAAACATCATCTTGAGAGTTACGGGGCACGAAAAAAGATAGAAAAATAGATCTAGAGAAGGCTTCAAAGATTTATACTCGGTGCATAGTTGGAACACCTTCATGAAGCTGCGATGGTGCAAATCTTAAACGGCCCATTACGGCCACCTCAAAATCAGAGAAGGGAAACCATATCCGTAACTTGGTGAAAAAGCATTCTATAGAGGAATCGAACAACTCTCAAAAGAGCTACATATTCTCTCCTCCGGACTTACTAGGAGAATAAACCAATCCAAAGGCTTGCCGACCGTAATGCCAACATTCGCTATAGTCTCGACAATATTTAAGATAGAAAGAGTCCCAACCACTTTGGCTGCCACCCAATAATGTCTATTGGCATTAGCCGACTCAAATAATTAAAGTCGCATGCATGCAAACTCATTAGCTTTATAATGATCACCAAGATTAGTTAAAGACATAACATTAGATTGTCCCCGCCATTCCAAATGACGCGCGATTTCAACATCGCTAGATTCATGGCCAATCGCTTCCCGACATACTTTGACGAAGATACCAACACATTCCCTCATTTGCTATGCAACTTCTATTGTTTCAAAAACCTTGAAGTTTTGAGGCAATTAAGAAATTCTGATATTAATGTTTCAAAAGCCTCGTAGTCATCTGCTTTAGAACTATTAATAGAATCACaacttaaaaattcataacttcacCTAAGAAATAAAGTCTCACATTATGAATTTGAAATAATCAAAATAATGGAAAATGTAAAGAGCAGGGAAAACAATgtgaaaaaaaaacataaaccAACATAAATAAACAGAAAGAGCTTTATTATATGGGTGCAAAGAGCCAACCACTTAAAGACACAAAACATATTTCAAACATACTAACATTTCAGAGAAAGAGAGCAATGAAATTTCtacaaacaaaataaaacataatTCAAACAATAATCACTATATAAGAAATCGATGATTCAATACTTCAAAACTTCGATATGTTATATGACAAAGAAAGATAAAATTAGAGATCATAAAATTATATGAACAATAAGAATGAGAATAGGATGAAAAAGGGTGTACCAACCGGTCTACCACAACCTTACTCCTTTGTTTTTCTCTTGTTCTCTCTATGCTAATTCTTTTCTCACTTCTTCTATCCTATTACATTCACAAATTCTAATTGAATAGTATAACTTTTATTTCCCTCTCAAAAACTATGAAAAAATTGATCGGTCAAAATTAAGGAGTGATTTAGGTTAATTATTTCGACTAATTAGTTTATTACTAAAAGGAGCATTTTGTAATGTAATATTTAAAACATACAAATGATAATCTATAGAAAGTGTAAGCAAAAAGTTAGTTAAACTTAAAGAGTTAGTCGATCTTCCTTCATACATCCAACAAAATTTACTTCCATTATTATCCTTAAACGGGTCCCACACACAAACTAGTACGTGTTACCCACACGATATCCACAAGTTTCCCAAACTTCAATCCGCTTCCACATTTCACATATTCATCTTCACAACAAACCATTCACATGGCTTCTCTTCTCAACGGCAGCCTCTCTTCCATACACCCCCAACACACCCGCGAACCCCCCTTCTCCAAATTCACCCACCACCCTAACCACTTCCCAATCATCAAAACCCCCAAACCCAAATCCCTCAAAATCCGCGCTGACGTCAGCTACGAACCCCGCAACACCACCTCCGATGACAAGATCCGCGAAATCCTCCGCAACCGCGATTACGACAAGAAATTCGGTTTCAACATCGACATCGATTCCTTCACCATCCCAAAAGGACTCTCCAAAGAAACAATCAGGTTAATCTCAACCCTAAAATCAGAACCTGATTGGATGCTCAATTTCCGTCTCAACGCCTTCGAGAAATTCTCCAAAATGAAGGAACCTAATTGGTCAGACAACACTTATCCATCTATCGATTTTCAAGATATTTGTTATTACTCAGCTCCGAAGAAGAAACCGTCTCTTAATAGCTTAGAAGAAGCCGATCCCGAGCTTCTTAGGTATTTCGATAAACTCGGTGTTCCGTTAAATGAACAGAATCGGTTAGCAAATGTCGCCGTGGATGCTGTTCTTGATAGTGTTTCGATTGCTACTACTCATAGGAAGACACTTGAGAAAGCTGGTGTTATTTTTTGTTCCATTTCTGATGCTATTAAAGAGTATCCTGATTTGGTTAAGAAGTATTTAGGTAGAGTTGTTTCTAGTGATGATAACTATTACGCTGCTTTGAATGCGGCTGTTTTTAGTGATGGATCGTTTTGTTATATTCCGAAAGATACTAAGTGTCCGATGCAGATTTCGACTTATTTTAGGATCAATGCGTTGGAGACAGGGCAATTCGAGAGGACATTGATTGTTGCGGAGGATAGAAGTTCGGTTGAGTATTTGGAAGGATGTACTGCGCCCTCGTATGATAAGAACCAGCTTCATGCTGCTGTTGTTGAGTTGTATTGCGCTGAGGGTGCGGAGATTAAGTATTCGACGGTGCAGAATTGGTATGCAGGGGATGAGAATGGGAAAGGTGGGATATATAATTTTGTGACGAAGAGAGGGTTGTGCGCTGGTGCGAGATCGAGGATATCGTGGACCCAGGTGGAGACTGGGTCCGCGATTACTTGGAAATATCCGAGTGTTGTTTTGGAGGGAGATGATAGTGTTGGAGAGTTTTATTCTGTTGCTTTGACTAATAATTATCAACAGGCGGATACAGGGACCAAGATGATACATAAAGGGAAGAATACAAGGAGTAGGATTATATCTAAGGGTATTTCTGCTGGACATTCGAGGAATTGTTATAGAGGGCTTGTTCAGGTTCAGTCTAAGGCGGAGAATGCGAAAAACTCTTCGCAGTGTGATTCCATGCTTATTGGCGATACTGCAGCTGCCAATACATATCCTTACATCCAGGtatcttttattttttttttctattttgcTATAGATGCTAATTTTTTATTTACATTCTTTTAATGATTTGATTGGTTACTCGTTAATAACTTAATTTTATTGATAACAACTTTGAATGGTAATGATAAGGAAGCATATAGCCGCCTTTGTGCATACCTCATGGACAAGTTGTATTTGTGCTTTTAGCTGTAAGAGGAAGCAAATATAAACTTGATTTTGACAACTGTTGTGGATTTGCGGCTAAATATACGGCGCTATGTTTTAAGAACTAAATGGGGGTTCTGGTGCTGAATATCAGTACTTCTTACTCTAATACATGCAATTTAAATCAAGGTGATGTTGAACGAACAATAGTATCCTAGAGCTTTTTGATGTTGGGTTTGGCTCCTGATTTTCATCATCCCATTTTCCATACATTGTATATAGCTTGAAGATGCATATTTTTTATTCTGTTACTAGGATGCTAAAACTCTTGCAATGTTTTGTTTACTCCTCTGTTAGGTTTAATGGTTGTTGGTTGAAACATAAAATAGTTCAATAATACAGAATTTCGTTCTCTA encodes:
- the LOC127127978 gene encoding UPF0051 protein ABCI8, chloroplastic, producing the protein MASLLNGSLSSIHPQHTREPPFSKFTHHPNHFPIIKTPKPKSLKIRADVSYEPRNTTSDDKIREILRNRDYDKKFGFNIDIDSFTIPKGLSKETIRLISTLKSEPDWMLNFRLNAFEKFSKMKEPNWSDNTYPSIDFQDICYYSAPKKKPSLNSLEEADPELLRYFDKLGVPLNEQNRLANVAVDAVLDSVSIATTHRKTLEKAGVIFCSISDAIKEYPDLVKKYLGRVVSSDDNYYAALNAAVFSDGSFCYIPKDTKCPMQISTYFRINALETGQFERTLIVAEDRSSVEYLEGCTAPSYDKNQLHAAVVELYCAEGAEIKYSTVQNWYAGDENGKGGIYNFVTKRGLCAGARSRISWTQVETGSAITWKYPSVVLEGDDSVGEFYSVALTNNYQQADTGTKMIHKGKNTRSRIISKGISAGHSRNCYRGLVQVQSKAENAKNSSQCDSMLIGDTAAANTYPYIQVKNPSARVEHEASTSKIGEDQLFYFQQRGIDYEKAMAAMISGFCRDVFNELPDEFGSEVNQLMSLKLEGSVG